The Peribacillus sp. FSL E2-0218 genome contains a region encoding:
- a CDS encoding EpsG family protein — translation MIYVFALLISIYFALVTTYTIDRKKVFNKISKSFFVYLSLAPLFILYAFRADVGIDHYSYLEIFNRVKYSELWELPNLSQEIEKENFFLFINLIGNKLGLGLNFVYFFCSVITFHFFYRALTYYDINRNYLIISIIIFYSQVFFSGLDAVRQIVAVSIYFYSTKFIYERKLFKFIIWLFVGSAFHTSALLLIPTYFILNKRIKPLLYTLLCLLFLLLSTIFSPIVLFDLIERLFPEWKYLRDLSHDVTYGGTVGFVYFIHLITCIAITFFQKEKYNDGKKIIPIQMYLLFTMLFPIASPYLSTKRLLSYLCIGMTLGIPFGLERIMKYNLEKYKLPLLVIYSLFFILLFLSSVRSGYLNPHWLHEPYKFIFLE, via the coding sequence ATGATATATGTTTTTGCCTTATTAATAAGCATTTATTTTGCCTTGGTTACAACTTATACAATCGATAGAAAAAAAGTATTTAATAAAATATCGAAATCGTTTTTTGTCTATTTATCCTTGGCTCCATTATTTATATTATATGCATTTCGTGCCGACGTTGGTATAGATCACTATTCTTATTTGGAAATATTTAATAGAGTAAAATATTCTGAGTTATGGGAGTTGCCTAATCTATCCCAAGAAATTGAAAAAGAAAACTTTTTTTTATTTATTAATCTTATTGGAAATAAGCTTGGATTGGGCCTGAATTTTGTTTATTTTTTTTGTTCAGTTATTACATTTCACTTTTTTTATAGAGCATTAACGTATTATGATATAAACAGAAATTACCTTATTATTTCTATTATTATTTTTTATTCGCAAGTGTTTTTTTCCGGACTTGATGCTGTAAGACAAATTGTTGCGGTTTCAATATACTTCTATTCTACAAAATTTATTTATGAACGGAAACTTTTTAAATTTATAATTTGGTTGTTTGTGGGTTCTGCATTCCATACCTCTGCTCTATTGTTAATTCCCACGTATTTCATTTTAAATAAGAGAATAAAACCCTTGTTATATACTTTACTCTGTTTACTTTTTTTGTTGCTAAGTACGATATTTTCTCCTATTGTTCTTTTTGACTTAATAGAACGTTTATTTCCAGAGTGGAAGTACTTAAGAGATTTATCACATGATGTTACTTATGGAGGAACGGTTGGTTTTGTTTATTTTATACATCTAATAACATGTATAGCTATAACGTTTTTTCAAAAGGAGAAGTATAACGATGGAAAAAAGATAATTCCAATTCAGATGTACTTATTATTTACCATGTTATTTCCGATAGCGAGTCCTTACCTTTCTACCAAAAGATTACTTTCTTATTTATGCATTGGAATGACTTTGGGAATCCCATTTGGGCTAGAAAGAATAATGAAATATAATTTAGAAAAATATAAATTACCGTTATTAGTTATTTATAGCCTGTTTTTTATATTATTGTTTTTATCCTCTGTAAGATCAGGATACTTAAATCCTCATTGGTTGCATGAACCATATAAATTCATTTTTTTAGAATGA
- a CDS encoding glycosyltransferase family 2 protein: MSIIVPVYNVEKYIDKCLYSLANQTLDNIEIIIVNDGSTDNSQNVIDKYVSENGDKMISFKKENGGLSDARNFGLKYAKGEYIGFVDPDDWVDHEMYEKLYDYAKERNADIVISDFIYEPESYITKSALINNIDLSLKNNPEMLLIEPSVCNKLFKKSLFEVHAIDFPKGLLHEDRVTIAKLFYYSEKTVYIGEAFYHYLKQREESITTSRNIKKFSDIIIVLNKMEQFFIQKNFITFVQQSLETLIINSYFSFCVRAVNELNNESMRYAFMDEFRDFILERYNKLFNSESFKNSNLNKKIVLYLLIKRRYTLIKLLVQIKNKVRG; encoded by the coding sequence TTGAGTATTATTGTTCCAGTTTATAATGTGGAAAAGTATATAGATAAATGCTTATATAGTCTGGCAAATCAAACTCTTGATAATATTGAAATTATTATTGTAAATGATGGTTCCACTGATAACTCTCAGAATGTAATAGATAAATATGTGAGTGAAAATGGAGATAAAATGATAAGTTTCAAAAAAGAGAATGGTGGTTTATCTGATGCTAGAAACTTCGGTTTAAAATATGCGAAGGGGGAGTACATTGGATTTGTAGACCCGGATGATTGGGTAGATCATGAAATGTATGAAAAACTATATGATTATGCTAAGGAAAGAAATGCAGATATTGTAATATCCGATTTTATTTATGAACCAGAAAGTTATATAACTAAATCAGCTTTGATCAATAATATAGACTTAAGCCTAAAGAATAATCCAGAAATGTTACTAATAGAACCGAGTGTTTGTAATAAATTATTTAAAAAAAGTCTTTTTGAAGTCCATGCCATTGATTTTCCTAAAGGGTTATTACATGAAGATAGAGTAACTATAGCTAAACTTTTTTATTATAGTGAAAAGACAGTTTATATAGGAGAGGCCTTCTATCACTATTTGAAACAGAGAGAAGAATCTATTACAACATCGCGAAATATAAAAAAATTCTCAGATATTATAATAGTTTTAAATAAGATGGAACAATTCTTTATTCAAAAAAACTTTATTACTTTCGTACAGCAATCACTGGAGACGTTAATAATTAATTCATATTTTTCTTTTTGTGTACGAGCTGTAAATGAACTTAATAACGAGTCAATGAGATATGCTTTTATGGATGAGTTTAGAGATTTTATTTTGGAAAGATATAACAAATTGTTCAATAGTGAAAGTTTTAAAAATAGTAATTTAAATAAAAAAATTGTACTATATCTCCTTATAAAAAGAAGGTATACATTAATTAAATTGTTAGTTCAAATAAAAAATAAAGTAAGAGGGTAG
- a CDS encoding D-glucuronyl C5-epimerase family protein — MNKRIQMFKKWLSMLLGKNVLAVQQGIGKKYSKTNINGYYNDLTNKVLFTTNLDENGIPVNLSYNGKKVYFPTAIVQYGLGAYDLYLLTSDKSYYDKFINITNWLLNDQERNGGWDAFERIGQTDCNKYSAMTQGECASILIRAYLHTNDSRYHDAAIKAIDFMLKPVHEGGTTRYIKEKIYFEEYVKSRPDLVLNGWIFAIFGLLDVCKLTNEVKYKKALQSSIYSLKTELSKYDTGYWSFYDQGGKIGSPFYHDLHIAQLKVLYDLFEIDEFNYYAIKWSKYQKNIFKKSFAISKKAFQKIITPGQTIIIK, encoded by the coding sequence TTGAATAAAAGGATTCAAATGTTTAAAAAATGGTTAAGTATGTTACTAGGGAAAAATGTATTAGCTGTTCAACAGGGGATAGGAAAAAAATATTCTAAAACAAATATTAATGGATATTATAATGATTTGACCAATAAAGTTCTTTTTACCACTAACTTAGATGAAAATGGAATCCCAGTCAATTTAAGTTACAACGGAAAAAAGGTCTATTTTCCTACAGCGATTGTTCAATATGGACTAGGTGCTTATGATTTATATTTGTTAACAAGCGATAAATCATATTATGACAAATTTATTAATATCACTAATTGGCTATTAAATGATCAAGAAAGAAATGGTGGGTGGGATGCTTTTGAACGAATAGGGCAAACAGATTGTAATAAGTATAGTGCTATGACACAAGGGGAATGTGCATCTATTCTGATTAGAGCTTATCTTCATACTAATGATTCTAGATATCATGATGCAGCTATAAAAGCAATTGATTTTATGCTAAAGCCCGTTCATGAAGGAGGGACAACAAGGTATATAAAAGAAAAGATATATTTTGAGGAATATGTTAAAAGTAGACCGGATTTAGTTTTAAATGGATGGATATTTGCAATTTTTGGTTTATTAGATGTTTGTAAATTAACTAATGAAGTTAAGTATAAAAAAGCTTTACAAAGTAGCATTTATTCTTTGAAAACAGAACTTTCCAAGTATGATACAGGATATTGGTCTTTTTACGATCAAGGTGGAAAAATAGGGAGTCCATTTTATCATGATTTACATATTGCTCAGTTAAAAGTATTGTATGACTTGTTTGAAATAGATGAATTTAACTACTATGCAATAAAATGGTCAAAATATCAAAAAAATATATTCAAAAAATCTTTTGCTATATCTAAAAAGGCTTTCCAGAAAATAATTACGCCAGGTCAAACTATTATAATTAAATAA
- a CDS encoding glycosyltransferase, producing MKKIKILHIIPDFGTGGAEKLVLDLLSNYDKSKFTMAVLSLYNKSDTIYEKQLEKIGVEVFYLGKKPGVDISMIYKIFKLFKKYKPNVIHTHRYVVRYTLIPSVLQCVPIRIHTVHNVAEKELDQIGIKIQNIAYRFFSYIPVAISKSVRKSITELYKINSDIPLINNGIDIQKYSFKGIKKDRDSINLIHIGRFSPQKNHDFLINVFSRVATEKSNVRLRLVGDGELRKQIEDKVILMGIVDRVEFLGIREDIPNLLAESDIFLMSSNWEGLPLTILEAMASGLPIIATEVGGIPDVAKHNSNAILVPRENKDLFYKAVVSLIDDINLRNSMSEKSFLLSREFDIRVAEKQYEELYVKKCEEMNLIE from the coding sequence ATGAAAAAAATTAAAATTCTACACATAATTCCGGATTTTGGAACTGGTGGAGCTGAAAAATTAGTACTAGATTTATTATCAAACTATGATAAAAGTAAATTCACAATGGCAGTTTTAAGTTTATATAATAAGTCGGATACAATTTATGAAAAACAATTAGAAAAAATTGGAGTGGAGGTATTCTATTTAGGGAAAAAACCTGGAGTTGATATTTCCATGATTTATAAGATTTTTAAATTATTTAAAAAATACAAGCCGAATGTTATACATACACATAGGTACGTGGTCAGATACACCCTTATTCCTAGTGTCTTACAGTGTGTACCCATCAGAATTCATACTGTTCACAATGTTGCCGAAAAAGAGTTAGATCAAATAGGAATAAAAATCCAGAATATAGCTTACAGATTTTTTAGTTATATTCCTGTTGCTATTTCAAAATCTGTAAGGAAATCAATTACCGAACTATATAAGATAAACAGTGACATTCCTTTAATCAATAACGGAATTGATATTCAAAAATATAGCTTTAAAGGTATAAAGAAAGATAGGGATAGTATCAATTTAATACATATTGGCAGGTTTTCTCCTCAAAAGAATCACGACTTTTTAATTAATGTATTCAGTCGTGTAGCTACAGAAAAATCTAATGTGAGACTGAGACTAGTCGGGGATGGAGAATTAAGAAAACAAATTGAAGATAAAGTAATACTTATGGGTATAGTTGACCGAGTAGAGTTTTTAGGGATAAGAGAGGACATACCCAATCTATTAGCGGAAAGTGATATCTTCTTAATGTCATCGAATTGGGAAGGATTACCTTTAACCATTTTAGAAGCAATGGCTTCAGGTTTACCAATTATTGCTACAGAAGTTGGTGGGATTCCTGATGTCGCTAAGCATAATTCGAATGCTATTTTAGTTCCAAGGGAAAATAAAGATTTATTTTATAAAGCTGTTGTCAGCCTTATTGATGATATTAATTTAAGAAATTCTATGAGCGAAAAGAGTTTTCTCTTATCTAGAGAATTCGATATTAGGGTTGCAGAAAAACAATATGAAGAACTTTATGTAAAAAAATGCGAGGAGATGAATCTAATTGAATAA
- a CDS encoding glycosyltransferase family 4 protein, with product MNKEPLVYIITNSYPEKKVMFSTYEFESVLDKYKNFRIISFSGYKNKNDKNNIIYLELKEGIKELFFPTKIKSIAVHFRQFKHIKSIRLMEFSKNIYSYLMALSILRKVDIKTDDLLFSYWLTRSSLIAFYLNKLIENEYICQGHGSDIYIYPPGKIKDILDSSKKIITVADNNCNFICNKYRISKEKVKVFRLGVSQEFYNEILEHKKVQKDNKKLKFLTVARYESVKGIDILLEAINLLVKTKKIKFNIEFNIYGDGSKYNDYKDFIERNNLEKYINLNKWINRKTLALELSQSNCYILPSRSEGLPVALMEACAASMPIIATNVGSVREIAINNYNAIICDDVNAVSICESINKFLNFDRKKVENLSISSSKVFQKNYILEKNLKEKYEYIQKVVNGN from the coding sequence ATGAATAAAGAGCCATTAGTATACATTATAACCAATTCCTATCCCGAAAAAAAAGTTATGTTTAGTACATATGAGTTTGAATCCGTACTGGATAAATATAAAAATTTTAGAATCATAAGTTTTTCCGGATATAAAAATAAAAACGATAAAAATAATATTATTTATTTAGAGTTAAAAGAGGGGATTAAAGAGTTATTTTTCCCTACAAAAATCAAAAGTATTGCAGTCCATTTTAGACAATTTAAACATATTAAAAGTATAAGATTAATGGAATTCAGTAAGAATATATATTCATATTTAATGGCGCTCAGTATATTGAGGAAGGTAGATATAAAAACTGATGATCTATTGTTCAGTTATTGGTTAACAAGATCTTCTCTTATTGCTTTCTATTTGAATAAGTTAATAGAAAATGAATATATATGTCAAGGACATGGATCTGACATATATATTTATCCTCCAGGAAAAATAAAAGATATTTTAGATAGCTCAAAAAAAATTATTACAGTTGCTGATAATAATTGCAATTTCATATGTAATAAATACAGAATTTCTAAAGAAAAAGTAAAAGTTTTTAGATTAGGTGTAAGTCAAGAATTTTATAATGAAATATTAGAACATAAAAAGGTTCAAAAGGATAATAAAAAATTGAAGTTTTTAACAGTTGCCAGATATGAATCTGTAAAAGGAATTGATATCTTATTAGAAGCTATAAATCTTTTAGTTAAAACAAAAAAAATCAAATTTAATATAGAGTTTAATATATATGGAGATGGAAGCAAATATAATGATTATAAAGATTTTATCGAAAGAAATAATTTGGAAAAATATATAAATTTAAACAAATGGATAAATAGAAAGACACTAGCCCTAGAATTAAGTCAATCTAATTGTTATATACTTCCAAGTAGGAGTGAAGGTTTACCTGTAGCATTAATGGAAGCTTGTGCAGCATCAATGCCAATAATAGCAACAAATGTAGGGAGTGTAAGAGAGATTGCAATAAATAACTATAATGCCATAATATGTGATGATGTTAATGCAGTTTCGATATGTGAAAGTATAAACAAATTTTTAAATTTTGATAGGAAAAAGGTCGAAAATTTATCAATCAGTTCCTCAAAAGTTTTTCAAAAGAACTATATTTTAGAAAAAAACTTAAAAGAAAAATATGAATATATACAAAAGGTTGTTAATGGAAATTAA
- a CDS encoding glycosyltransferase family 2 protein, whose product MDKKVSVIIPTFKRSNFLPRAIDSVLKQTYPNIEIIVVDDNAPDSVFRLETQEKMYKYKNNNKVLYIKNTKNLGGALARNQGIKKATGEYITFLDDDDIYLPEKINTQIEFMINIKLDMSFTNVRIHNAEDKLVDFREHKYVKSILNDDLLKQHLLHHLTPTSTYMYKKESLLDIGGFDDAKIGQEFMLMIKSIESGMKIGYTPHANIIQYLHDGERISVGHNKIEGEKELYTFKKRYFNLLSLSQRNYVRFRHHAVMMVVGKRSKKYSVLIKHLILALFASPKDFILEPINHIFKLKRFKKNKLEKKTSLQQ is encoded by the coding sequence ATGGATAAAAAAGTGAGCGTAATAATACCAACGTTTAAAAGAAGTAACTTCCTCCCAAGAGCCATTGATTCTGTTTTAAAACAGACTTATCCCAATATAGAAATAATCGTTGTGGACGATAATGCTCCTGATTCTGTTTTTAGGTTAGAAACCCAGGAGAAAATGTATAAATATAAAAATAATAACAAAGTGTTATATATTAAAAATACTAAGAATCTGGGAGGAGCCCTTGCTAGAAATCAAGGTATAAAGAAAGCTACGGGTGAATATATAACTTTCCTTGATGATGACGATATATATCTTCCAGAAAAGATTAACACTCAAATTGAGTTTATGATAAATATTAAATTAGATATGTCCTTCACAAATGTACGTATTCACAATGCAGAAGATAAGCTTGTAGATTTCAGGGAACATAAATATGTAAAAAGTATTTTAAATGATGACCTACTAAAACAACATTTACTACATCATTTAACTCCTACTTCAACATATATGTATAAAAAAGAATCATTGTTAGATATCGGTGGTTTTGATGATGCGAAAATTGGACAGGAATTCATGTTAATGATTAAGTCAATTGAGAGTGGTATGAAAATTGGTTATACTCCACATGCCAATATAATTCAATATTTGCATGACGGTGAACGGATTTCTGTTGGCCACAATAAAATTGAAGGCGAGAAAGAACTATATACCTTTAAGAAAAGGTATTTTAATCTTCTTAGTCTGAGCCAAAGAAATTATGTTAGGTTTAGACATCATGCAGTAATGATGGTTGTAGGAAAAAGGAGTAAAAAATATTCTGTTTTGATAAAACATTTAATATTAGCATTGTTTGCATCACCAAAAGATTTTATACTAGAACCGATAAATCACATTTTTAAGTTAAAAAGGTTCAAAAAAAATAAACTTGAAAAGAAAACAAGCCTACAACAATAA
- a CDS encoding sugar transferase — MEVKEEKQYYSDVVIRSEFTSSKRRLYFTLKKIIDFVLALIGLLITLPILLFFCLAIIIESKGSAFFFQERVGLNGELFYIIKLRSMYINAEKNGAQWALKDDPRVTKVGSFIRKTRIDELPQLINVLKGEMSLIGPRPERPVFTQQFNEEISGFEKRLIVKPGITGWAQVNGGYDISPEEKLSLDIYYIRNLSILTDIKIIFKTVKVVITGDGAR, encoded by the coding sequence ATGGAGGTAAAAGAAGAAAAACAGTATTATTCAGATGTTGTCATTAGGAGTGAATTTACCTCTTCAAAACGTCGTTTATATTTTACACTAAAAAAAATCATTGATTTTGTTTTAGCATTAATTGGTCTTTTAATTACTTTACCTATATTATTATTTTTTTGTCTAGCTATTATAATAGAATCCAAAGGATCTGCTTTCTTTTTCCAAGAACGCGTAGGCTTAAATGGGGAATTATTTTACATAATTAAACTTAGGTCAATGTATATAAATGCTGAAAAAAATGGAGCACAATGGGCATTGAAAGATGATCCTAGGGTTACGAAGGTAGGTTCATTCATTAGAAAGACTAGAATTGATGAATTACCACAGCTGATAAATGTATTAAAGGGAGAAATGAGCTTAATAGGTCCACGACCAGAAAGACCAGTGTTTACTCAACAATTTAATGAAGAAATTTCTGGATTTGAAAAACGCTTAATAGTTAAACCTGGGATTACTGGATGGGCACAAGTTAACGGAGGATATGACATTTCTCCTGAAGAGAAGTTGAGTTTGGATATATATTATATACGAAATTTAAGTATTTTAACAGATATAAAAATTATATTTAAAACCGTAAAAGTTGTAATTACAGGAGATGGAGCTAGATAA
- a CDS encoding CpsB/CapC family capsule biosynthesis tyrosine phosphatase, which translates to MQLIDIHCHILPGVDDGSTDVEASMSMAKIAVESGITDLYATPHHLNEKYVNVKSAIIARVVKLNESLQQANIPLSIHLGQEVRIHRDLFNSFEKEEILTLDDKGRHMLLELPSGRVPTYTQDVIYELLLKGITPIIVHPERNKELIENPKLLFELVQEGALTQITSGSMIGNFGKSIQSFSKKIIEHNLAHFIATDAHNIGSRGFTLQEAYETISKMHGTERTFYFKENAQLLMKGLSPAVEKPLTFKKKILGIF; encoded by the coding sequence TTGCAGTTGATTGATATACATTGTCACATTCTCCCAGGCGTTGATGATGGATCCACAGACGTGGAGGCAAGCATGAGCATGGCAAAGATAGCGGTGGAATCAGGAATCACCGATTTGTATGCCACACCGCACCATTTAAATGAGAAATATGTGAATGTGAAGAGTGCCATCATCGCTAGAGTCGTGAAATTAAATGAGAGTTTACAACAGGCTAATATTCCCCTTTCGATTCATCTCGGACAGGAAGTAAGAATACACCGAGATCTGTTCAATTCATTTGAAAAGGAAGAAATCCTGACACTGGACGACAAGGGAAGGCATATGCTGCTGGAGCTTCCGTCGGGACGTGTTCCTACATACACACAAGATGTGATTTATGAGCTGCTGCTGAAAGGGATAACCCCGATCATCGTACACCCGGAACGAAATAAGGAATTGATTGAAAATCCTAAATTATTATTTGAATTGGTTCAAGAGGGCGCCTTAACGCAAATCACCTCTGGAAGCATGATCGGGAACTTCGGGAAGAGCATTCAATCGTTTTCTAAGAAAATCATTGAACATAATCTGGCTCATTTTATCGCAACCGATGCCCATAATATAGGCTCAAGGGGCTTCACATTACAAGAGGCATACGAAACCATCTCAAAAATGCATGGAACCGAACGGACCTTTTATTTTAAAGAAAACGCTCAACTGCTCATGAAGGGACTAAGTCCAGCTGTTGAAAAACCACTGACTTTCAAAAAGAAAATTTTAGGTATTTTTTAG
- a CDS encoding CpsD/CapB family tyrosine-protein kinase, which produces MRSKDKKQVNLIAQNNPKSPITEQYRLIRTNIQFASVDEDIQTIVVTSAEPNDGKSTTSANLAIVLAQEEKKVLLVDADLRKPSVHYAFSLSNIQGLTSVLTKKMSIEKAVMKTDVPNLEILTSGPIPPNPSELLNSRAIESTIHELKEMYDYIIFDTPPVLVVPDSQIVANKCDGVIMVVSSGKTNKQSAVKAKELLTKANTTVLGVVLNGVETDNSNYYYYQS; this is translated from the coding sequence TTGAGAAGTAAAGATAAAAAACAGGTGAACTTGATTGCACAAAATAATCCGAAATCACCGATCACTGAGCAATATCGATTAATTCGAACGAATATTCAATTTGCCTCCGTGGATGAAGACATCCAAACCATTGTGGTAACCTCAGCTGAGCCTAATGATGGGAAATCCACGACATCCGCGAACCTCGCGATTGTGCTTGCTCAAGAGGAGAAAAAAGTCCTGCTTGTGGATGCCGACTTAAGAAAACCGTCCGTCCATTATGCGTTCAGTCTTAGTAACATACAGGGACTTACAAGTGTATTAACGAAGAAAATGAGCATCGAAAAAGCGGTCATGAAGACGGATGTGCCTAATCTAGAAATATTGACAAGCGGACCCATTCCCCCAAACCCTTCGGAATTATTGAATTCCAGAGCGATAGAATCAACCATTCATGAACTGAAAGAAATGTATGATTATATCATTTTTGATACACCGCCGGTTCTGGTCGTACCTGATTCGCAAATTGTCGCCAATAAATGTGATGGCGTCATCATGGTCGTCTCAAGCGGGAAGACGAACAAACAAAGTGCCGTGAAGGCGAAGGAGCTTTTAACGAAAGCTAATACAACCGTGCTTGGTGTCGTCTTGAATGGCGTGGAAACAGATAACAGCAATTATTATTACTATCAATCTTGA
- a CDS encoding Wzz/FepE/Etk N-terminal domain-containing protein: MEETISIADIFKTLKKRWKLIMLLTLIAALISGAISYFLLTPVYQSSTQILVNQKQSENQLDSNQIRSNIDMINTYSVIIKSPAILEKVIDDLELDQSVEQLSEKITINSQENSQVFSLTVQDGNPSQAVEIANTVSETFQKEIKDIMNVDNVSVLAKAEISDNPSPVKPNPVLNIAIALVVGLMAGVGLAFLLEYMDNTIKDEKDIETLLELPLLGSIQKISNVHNKG; this comes from the coding sequence ATGGAAGAAACGATTAGTATTGCAGATATTTTCAAGACATTAAAGAAGCGTTGGAAGCTAATCATGCTGCTGACATTAATTGCGGCGTTAATTAGTGGAGCAATATCTTATTTCTTATTAACACCCGTCTACCAGTCTTCGACACAGATTCTCGTTAATCAGAAGCAATCCGAGAATCAATTGGACTCGAATCAAATACGATCCAATATCGACATGATCAATACATATAGTGTGATCATAAAAAGCCCTGCGATATTGGAGAAGGTCATTGATGACCTTGAGCTGGACCAAAGCGTAGAGCAACTTAGTGAAAAAATCACCATCAACAGCCAAGAAAATTCGCAAGTGTTTTCGTTAACGGTTCAGGATGGCAATCCATCGCAAGCAGTTGAGATTGCCAATACGGTTTCTGAAACTTTTCAAAAGGAAATTAAGGACATCATGAATGTTGACAATGTTAGCGTACTTGCGAAGGCTGAAATCAGCGATAATCCTTCGCCTGTCAAACCTAATCCTGTGTTGAATATTGCTATTGCCTTGGTGGTCGGCTTGATGGCTGGTGTTGGCTTGGCCTTCTTATTGGAGTATATGGACAATACGATCAAGGATGAAAAGGATATCGAGACACTCCTAGAATTGCCTCTACTTGGCTCGATTCAGAAGATTTCAAACGTACATAATAAAGGCTAA
- a CDS encoding helix-turn-helix domain-containing protein, protein MIGYRVKSLREERKMSISELSTKSGVAKSYISSLERNLQTNPTILVLEKIAKILGIKVDALLYEQGDKNMDEEWMQIMQEIMGCGISKEEMREFIQDRK, encoded by the coding sequence ATGATAGGTTACCGAGTCAAGTCGCTTAGGGAAGAAAGGAAAATGTCAATTAGTGAACTCTCCACAAAATCGGGCGTTGCCAAATCCTATATAAGCTCTCTGGAAAGAAACCTTCAAACAAACCCCACTATTTTAGTTTTGGAAAAAATAGCAAAAATTCTAGGCATTAAGGTTGATGCTTTACTGTATGAACAAGGAGACAAAAATATGGATGAAGAGTGGATGCAAATCATGCAGGAAATTATGGGTTGTGGAATATCGAAAGAGGAAATGCGCGAATTTATACAGGATCGCAAATGA
- a CDS encoding SGNH/GDSL hydrolase family protein, translated as MRKYGLIIIAIICLAVLAFGQMHWKNKSQAAGVEAREAEAKLKQKEKEEREALIQSLKPENNQQQPLLDYLRYRSLTQDKLIVSLVGSNGTAGTGASISAKTWTARLEKSLRADLDEAKTLRFMNHGHEGYSTEDLLEGKKIEEVIKDDPDLVIFETSLINNHYQSISLQQTEKDLENIMAKWQKELPNAKILMLSPNPVASSEMKNSLGLSYLDYMKASENVIEKNRWTYLNSKTGMEKKLEEQNLRLADMLTNDNIHPNDRGHQIWFEVLQDYFKQKQDM; from the coding sequence ATGAGGAAGTATGGGTTAATCATTATCGCGATCATTTGCTTAGCCGTACTGGCTTTTGGTCAAATGCATTGGAAAAACAAAAGCCAGGCAGCAGGGGTGGAGGCTAGAGAAGCGGAAGCAAAACTTAAACAAAAGGAAAAAGAAGAAAGAGAAGCTTTGATACAGAGTTTAAAACCGGAAAATAATCAACAGCAGCCGTTATTGGATTATTTACGGTATCGGTCGCTTACGCAAGATAAGCTCATTGTCTCCTTAGTGGGCAGTAACGGGACTGCAGGAACTGGAGCAAGTATCTCTGCCAAAACCTGGACAGCGCGTCTGGAGAAGAGTCTGCGTGCCGATCTTGATGAGGCTAAAACATTGCGTTTTATGAATCATGGTCATGAAGGGTATTCAACAGAGGATTTGCTGGAAGGAAAGAAAATCGAAGAGGTCATAAAAGATGATCCTGATTTGGTTATTTTTGAAACCTCGCTGATTAACAATCATTATCAATCAATTAGCCTGCAACAGACGGAAAAAGATCTGGAAAACATCATGGCAAAATGGCAAAAAGAACTGCCAAATGCAAAGATTTTAATGCTTTCCCCGAACCCGGTCGCAAGTAGTGAAATGAAAAATAGCTTAGGGTTGAGTTATCTGGATTATATGAAGGCTTCCGAGAATGTCATCGAAAAGAATCGATGGACGTATTTGAATAGCAAGACAGGTATGGAAAAGAAGCTAGAGGAACAGAATCTGAGATTGGCTGATATGTTAACCAATGATAACATCCATCCGAATGACAGAGGGCATCAGATATGGTTCGAGGTGTTGCAGGACTATTTTAAGCAAAAACAGGACATGTAG